One Bacteroidales bacterium DNA segment encodes these proteins:
- a CDS encoding asparagine synthetase B, giving the protein MKILLNIFFIILSSNIFASTILIPMDESQKDHLKAYGITYWVLQNGIEANWLLNYRGGSFSMDYAKDIADECIIRGVSYQIVGDAEMSIIYNTIASPEVNMDKIKLEKAPKVAVYAPETNQPWDDAVTLVLEYAEIPYDQIYDKEVINGELSKYDWLHLHHEDFTGQYGKFYSAYRYAAWYKENKRKAEADAQSLGFNKVSKLKLFVAKRIKEYVFNGGFLFAMCSATDSYDIALAAENTDICESMFDGDPADPDCQKKLDYSKTLAFKDFTIIRNPMEYEFSNIDATSKRRVAEENDFFTLFEFSAKWDPVPTMLCQNHTKVIDGFMGQTTSFIKDFIKSDVLIMGELKSKNEARYIHSEFGQGTWTFYGGHDPEDYRHYVGDPKTELKLHPNSPGYRLILNNILFPAAKKKKLKT; this is encoded by the coding sequence ATGAAAATATTACTAAACATATTTTTTATTATATTATCAAGCAACATCTTTGCAAGCACAATCCTAATCCCTATGGACGAAAGCCAAAAAGACCACCTAAAAGCCTACGGAATAACATACTGGGTCTTGCAAAACGGAATTGAAGCAAACTGGCTTTTGAATTACAGAGGCGGAAGTTTCAGCATGGATTATGCAAAAGATATTGCTGATGAATGCATCATTAGGGGAGTATCTTATCAAATAGTCGGCGATGCCGAAATGTCAATTATTTATAATACAATTGCAAGTCCTGAAGTTAATATGGATAAGATTAAACTTGAGAAAGCTCCTAAAGTTGCAGTTTATGCTCCTGAAACCAACCAACCTTGGGATGATGCCGTTACTCTTGTATTAGAATATGCTGAAATTCCTTATGATCAAATCTATGATAAAGAAGTAATTAACGGAGAATTATCTAAATACGATTGGTTGCATTTGCATCACGAAGATTTTACGGGGCAATACGGTAAGTTTTATTCTGCATATCGCTATGCTGCTTGGTATAAAGAAAATAAGAGAAAAGCAGAAGCAGATGCCCAAAGTTTGGGCTTTAATAAGGTTTCAAAATTAAAATTATTTGTAGCAAAAAGGATCAAAGAATATGTTTTTAATGGCGGATTTTTATTTGCTATGTGTTCTGCTACTGATTCTTATGATATTGCACTTGCTGCTGAAAATACAGATATTTGCGAATCAATGTTTGACGGTGATCCAGCAGATCCTGATTGTCAGAAAAAATTAGACTACTCTAAAACATTAGCATTTAAGGATTTTACAATCATCAGAAACCCGATGGAATACGAATTTTCAAATATAGATGCTACATCCAAAAGAAGAGTTGCAGAAGAGAATGACTTTTTTACTTTGTTTGAATTCTCTGCAAAATGGGATCCTGTACCTACAATGTTATGCCAAAATCATACTAAAGTAATTGACGGCTTTATGGGGCAAACAACTTCATTTATTAAGGATTTTATAAAATCTGATGTTCTTATTATGGGAGAACTTAAATCAAAAAATGAAGCTCGTTATATTCATTCTGAATTCGGACAAGGAACTTGGACTTTTTACGGAGGCCATGATCCGGAAGATTATCGACATTATGTAGGTGATCCGAAGACAGAACTTAAACTTCATCCGAATTCACCGGGTTATCGTTTGATTCTTAACAATATTCTCTTTCCGGCTGCAAAGAAGAAAAAACTTAAAACATAA
- a CDS encoding 7-carboxy-7-deazaguanine synthase QueE — MKDIFEQGKKLPLMQEFYSIQGEGFHAGKAAYFIRIGGCDIGCRWCDTKISWNADIYPLASTDSIIENAFNSEAKSIVVTGGEPFSYDLTYLSKKAKEKKLQTFIETSGAYPVTGEWDWICVSPKIQKPPLPNLYEKADELKIIIFNDEDFNWAEEASKHINENCKLYLQPEWSKRIENTPKIVEYIKKNPKWNLSVQLHKYLHIP; from the coding sequence ATGAAAGATATTTTTGAACAAGGTAAGAAGTTGCCTCTGATGCAAGAATTTTACAGCATACAAGGTGAAGGTTTTCATGCAGGCAAAGCAGCTTATTTTATCAGAATAGGCGGATGTGATATAGGTTGCAGATGGTGTGATACAAAAATATCGTGGAATGCAGATATTTATCCTTTAGCTTCAACCGACAGCATTATTGAAAATGCTTTTAATTCTGAAGCAAAATCAATTGTTGTTACAGGAGGGGAACCTTTTAGTTATGATTTGACTTATCTGAGTAAAAAAGCAAAAGAAAAAAAATTACAAACTTTTATTGAAACCTCCGGAGCTTATCCCGTAACAGGTGAGTGGGATTGGATTTGTGTTTCACCAAAAATACAAAAACCGCCTCTGCCCAATCTTTATGAAAAAGCAGATGAACTGAAAATAATAATATTTAACGATGAAGATTTCAATTGGGCTGAAGAAGCATCGAAACATATTAATGAAAATTGTAAATTATATCTTCAGCCCGAATGGAGCAAACGAATTGAAAATACACCAAAAATTGTTGAATACATTAAGAAGAATCCAAAATGGAATTTGTCTGTTCAACTTCATAAATATTTACATATTCCGTAA
- a CDS encoding AhpC/TSA family protein has product MKELSVILILFVFIGACKNTHNDDNKDFLIKGYINDYPKGKVVLCKYQDNKLVPVDSVFMTKNKFKFKYIKVENPEIYYLIVDDNQIIIEFFMDCNNIQINADNNNRGFIEVEGSKTHDEYVAFLENNLVFENKQKEIHSQKEIAELNNDTVLLNELDSMYSNVYQEQIDFIRSYIKENNASFVSAFIASRTLADIVKLDELESITSNFSDTVRTSVYFKDLKDKIEIKKRTQPGMQALDFSLPDTSGTVISLSSLQGKYVLLDFSASWHEISRSRNPQFKKIRKKYKNKGFEIYQVSFERNKIQWKDVINEDKIDWICVSDIKGLNSDVEDLYGIRKLPTTFFLDKRGVIISDNVNIYELDSILASLFF; this is encoded by the coding sequence ATGAAAGAACTATCTGTGATATTAATACTGTTTGTATTTATTGGTGCATGCAAGAACACACATAACGACGATAATAAAGATTTTCTAATCAAAGGATACATAAACGATTATCCGAAAGGGAAAGTAGTTTTATGTAAATATCAAGATAATAAATTGGTTCCTGTTGATTCTGTTTTTATGACAAAGAATAAATTTAAATTTAAATATATTAAAGTTGAAAATCCCGAAATATATTATCTTATAGTTGATGACAATCAAATAATTATTGAGTTTTTTATGGATTGTAATAATATTCAAATAAATGCAGATAATAATAACAGAGGTTTTATAGAAGTTGAAGGTTCAAAAACACATGATGAATATGTAGCTTTTTTAGAGAATAATCTTGTTTTTGAAAATAAACAAAAAGAGATTCATTCTCAAAAAGAAATTGCCGAGTTAAATAATGATACTGTTTTGTTAAACGAACTTGATTCAATGTATTCAAATGTTTATCAAGAACAAATTGATTTTATAAGATCATATATAAAAGAGAATAATGCAAGTTTTGTATCGGCATTTATTGCTTCAAGAACTTTAGCAGATATTGTTAAACTTGATGAATTAGAGAGCATTACGTCTAATTTTTCTGATACTGTAAGAACATCTGTTTATTTTAAAGATTTGAAAGATAAAATAGAAATTAAGAAAAGAACTCAACCGGGAATGCAAGCTCTTGATTTTTCATTACCTGATACATCAGGAACTGTTATTTCTCTCTCATCATTACAAGGAAAGTATGTTTTGTTAGATTTTTCTGCTTCTTGGCACGAAATAAGTCGGAGTAGAAATCCGCAATTCAAGAAGATTCGTAAGAAGTATAAAAATAAGGGATTTGAAATCTATCAGGTAAGTTTTGAAAGAAATAAAATTCAATGGAAAGATGTTATTAATGAAGATAAGATTGATTGGATATGTGTGTCAGATATAAAAGGATTGAATTCAGACGTTGAAGATCTTTACGGAATAAGAAAACTTCCTACAACATTTTTTTTAGATAAAAGAGGTGTGATAATTAGCGATAATGTCAATATTTATGAATTAGACTCAATTTTGGCATCATTGTTTTTTTAA
- a CDS encoding Glu/Leu/Phe/Val dehydrogenase codes for MSKTSYNPFQAAQKQFDHAADLLELNQAARDFLRNPMREFHFTIPVRMDDGTKKIFNAFRIHHNDARGPAKGGIRFHPMETIDTVRALSMWMTWKTSVVDIPLGGGKGGVICDPHNLSQFEQEQICRGWIRQIVKNIGPNSDIPAPDVMTNPQHMLWMLDEFETINGGRFPGTITGKPLGMGGSQGRTEATGYGTVITVREALRELNIKPENTVASVQGFGNVARYAVELYNKMGGKVICVSSWDNNDQKSYAFRKKEGINLEELTEITDSFGGIDKNKAQDLSYELLDGDTWIEQEVDILIPAALENQITENNADKIHQRVKLIAEGANGPTAPDADKILNKQNRMVIPDFLSNAGGVVCSYFEQVQNNMNYYWSKDEVLSKLDMKMTSAYAAVSDFAKQNNVTLREAAYLISVDRVANACQSRGWI; via the coding sequence ATGAGTAAAACAAGTTATAACCCTTTTCAGGCAGCACAGAAACAATTTGATCATGCTGCAGATTTGTTGGAGCTGAATCAAGCTGCAAGAGATTTTTTAAGAAATCCCATGCGTGAATTTCATTTTACAATACCTGTAAGAATGGATGACGGAACAAAAAAAATATTTAACGCATTCAGAATCCATCATAATGACGCAAGAGGCCCTGCTAAAGGAGGTATTCGTTTTCATCCTATGGAAACAATTGATACAGTCAGGGCATTATCTATGTGGATGACATGGAAAACATCTGTTGTTGATATTCCTCTCGGAGGCGGAAAAGGAGGTGTGATCTGCGACCCTCATAATTTAAGCCAATTTGAGCAAGAACAGATATGCCGCGGATGGATTCGTCAAATTGTGAAGAATATCGGTCCGAATTCTGATATTCCGGCTCCTGATGTTATGACAAATCCGCAACATATGCTTTGGATGTTGGATGAATTTGAAACTATTAACGGAGGAAGATTTCCCGGGACAATTACCGGAAAACCATTAGGAATGGGAGGATCACAAGGAAGAACAGAAGCAACAGGATACGGAACTGTCATAACTGTAAGGGAAGCTTTAAGGGAACTGAATATTAAACCGGAAAATACTGTTGCAAGTGTACAAGGGTTTGGTAATGTTGCCCGATATGCTGTTGAATTATATAACAAAATGGGAGGAAAAGTTATTTGTGTTTCTTCTTGGGACAATAATGACCAAAAAAGTTATGCATTCAGGAAAAAAGAAGGTATAAATTTGGAAGAGTTGACAGAAATTACAGATTCTTTCGGAGGTATTGATAAAAATAAAGCTCAAGACCTCAGTTATGAATTATTAGACGGTGATACATGGATAGAACAGGAAGTTGATATTTTGATACCGGCAGCTTTAGAGAATCAAATTACAGAAAATAACGCCGATAAAATTCATCAAAGAGTTAAATTAATTGCAGAAGGAGCTAACGGTCCCACTGCTCCTGATGCAGATAAAATCTTAAATAAACAAAACCGAATGGTCATACCTGATTTTCTGTCAAATGCCGGCGGAGTTGTTTGCAGTTATTTTGAGCAAGTGCAAAATAATATGAATTATTATTGGAGTAAAGATGAAGTTTTATCAAAATTAGATATGAAAATGACTTCTGCTTATGCTGCTGTCAGTGATTTTGCAAAACAAAATAATGTAACCTTAAGAGAAGCTGCATATTTAATTTCTGTAGACAGAGTAGCAAATGCCTGCCAAAGCAGGGGGTGGATTTAA
- a CDS encoding PEP/pyruvate-binding domain-containing protein has product MQLDKQFFNSEYPISYLGDGELGGKAKGLEFINSAVSSGINKDEFPEFDINIPKMAVIRTDVFDSFMKSNNLYEIALSDASDERIALAFQKADLPFNILGDLRLIVTEVKQPLAVRSSSLLEDAMNEPFAGIYGTKLTPNNQHDIDTRFRKLTEAVKYVYASTFFKAPKNYIKATKHKTENEKMAVIIQEIVGNEHGKRFYPEISGVARSYNFYPPGNAKPEDGVVNLAAGLGKTIVDGGVSWAFSPAAPKKDPPFKTIRDMLKQTQLKFWSVNLGQLPEYDPINETEYMFEKYITEAEEDGTLKQLVSTYDASADRVWTGQSGAGPRILTFAPILKSQTIPLNNLIKKLLKICEEAYNSPVETEFAVTINKNENSPPYRFGFLQVRPMVVSSEEVNIKDNEFEGKNVLLSSAYVLGNGSINTLTDIVYLKVGNFQAKYTYKIAKELEEINKKLIAENKKYLLIGFGRWGTTDPWAGIPVDWSQISAAKVIVETSIEEMLQEMSQASHFFHNITSFQVSYFSVPYTDSTNIDWDWLYELETIEETQFIKHAKTKKPLKIKVDGRTGKGIIFKSE; this is encoded by the coding sequence ATGCAATTAGACAAACAATTTTTTAATTCAGAATATCCGATAAGTTATCTCGGAGACGGTGAACTTGGAGGAAAAGCAAAAGGTTTGGAATTTATAAATTCTGCTGTATCTTCCGGAATAAATAAAGATGAATTTCCGGAATTTGATATCAATATTCCCAAAATGGCAGTAATCAGAACAGATGTGTTTGATTCATTTATGAAAAGCAATAATTTGTATGAAATTGCATTATCTGATGCAAGTGATGAACGTATTGCATTAGCTTTTCAAAAAGCCGACTTACCGTTTAATATATTAGGCGATTTAAGATTAATTGTAACTGAAGTTAAACAACCTTTGGCTGTTCGCTCCTCAAGTTTATTGGAAGATGCAATGAATGAGCCTTTCGCAGGCATATACGGAACTAAATTGACTCCGAATAATCAACATGATATTGATACAAGGTTCAGAAAATTAACTGAAGCTGTTAAATATGTGTATGCATCAACTTTTTTTAAGGCCCCTAAAAATTATATAAAAGCAACCAAACATAAGACCGAAAATGAAAAAATGGCAGTTATTATACAAGAAATTGTAGGTAATGAACACGGGAAAAGATTTTATCCTGAAATATCCGGTGTTGCAAGATCTTATAATTTTTATCCGCCCGGTAATGCCAAGCCTGAGGACGGCGTTGTAAATCTTGCTGCCGGTCTCGGAAAAACAATAGTTGACGGTGGTGTTTCGTGGGCTTTTTCACCTGCTGCTCCAAAAAAAGACCCTCCCTTTAAAACAATAAGGGATATGCTTAAACAAACACAGCTTAAATTTTGGTCAGTTAATTTAGGACAATTGCCTGAATATGACCCGATTAATGAAACAGAATATATGTTTGAAAAATATATTACAGAAGCTGAAGAAGACGGAACTTTAAAACAATTAGTATCTACTTATGATGCGTCAGCAGACAGGGTTTGGACGGGACAGTCAGGAGCCGGTCCGAGAATATTGACATTTGCTCCGATTCTTAAATCTCAAACTATTCCTTTAAATAATCTGATAAAAAAGTTACTTAAAATTTGTGAAGAAGCATATAATTCACCTGTTGAAACAGAATTTGCTGTTACTATTAATAAAAACGAAAACAGTCCTCCGTACAGATTTGGGTTTTTACAAGTAAGACCAATGGTTGTTTCATCTGAAGAAGTTAATATAAAAGATAATGAATTTGAAGGGAAAAACGTTTTACTAAGTTCTGCCTATGTTCTCGGAAACGGCAGCATAAACACTTTAACCGATATTGTTTATTTAAAAGTAGGAAATTTTCAGGCAAAATATACTTATAAAATAGCCAAAGAACTTGAAGAAATTAATAAGAAACTTATAGCCGAAAACAAAAAATATCTTTTGATAGGTTTCGGCAGATGGGGAACTACTGATCCATGGGCAGGGATACCTGTTGATTGGAGCCAAATATCAGCTGCCAAAGTTATTGTTGAAACCTCAATAGAAGAAATGTTACAAGAAATGAGTCAAGCATCTCACTTTTTTCATAATATAACAAGTTTTCAAGTTTCTTATTTTTCAGTACCATATACAGACAGTACAAATATAGACTGGGATTGGCTCTATGAACTTGAAACTATTGAGGAAACTCAATTCATTAAACATGCAAAAACAAAAAAGCCTTTGAAAATTAAAGTAGACGGAAGAACCGGTAAAGGTATTATTTTTAAAAGTGAATAA
- a CDS encoding inorganic phosphate transporter, producing the protein MLSPLFSHLLIPYLIAMFLALNMGGSGTGPAFSAAYGSNIIRKTLIPGLFGIMVFLGAVIAGKGTATTVGKGLLSPEMMNFTVVSIILFSVSISLLIANLFGIPQSTSQATILAVTAPAIYFDAFNSEMLFYEIMPVWFVLPVISFVICFLIGKYIYKPLRRKGYTISKKINESYVLKGLILLMSLYVAFSIGANNVANAAGPIASMTINELNIDLDSNFVLIMILSTLIIAPSFGIGSSIFGHKVVKNTGKEIVLFGKIEAVIIAFVSASLLLFASLTKGIPTSLVQLNVGAIIGIGVAKLGFKNIFKKTSVNKFFAMWIIAPIISFSLSLFFIYLADIFNILEYE; encoded by the coding sequence ATGCTTTCGCCTTTATTCAGCCATTTATTAATACCGTATCTAATTGCAATGTTTCTCGCATTAAATATGGGAGGAAGCGGAACAGGTCCTGCATTCTCAGCAGCTTACGGTTCGAATATCATTAGAAAAACATTAATCCCCGGACTTTTTGGCATTATGGTTTTTTTGGGAGCTGTAATTGCAGGTAAAGGTACAGCTACTACAGTCGGTAAAGGATTATTATCTCCGGAAATGATGAATTTTACTGTAGTTTCAATAATACTGTTTTCAGTATCAATTTCTTTATTGATTGCCAATCTTTTCGGAATTCCTCAATCCACAAGTCAGGCAACAATATTGGCTGTTACGGCTCCGGCTATCTATTTTGATGCATTTAATTCTGAAATGTTATTTTATGAAATAATGCCTGTTTGGTTTGTTCTGCCTGTAATTTCATTCGTTATATGTTTTTTAATCGGTAAATACATATACAAACCACTAAGGCGAAAAGGATATACTATTTCAAAAAAAATAAATGAAAGCTATGTTCTTAAAGGACTTATACTGCTTATGTCTTTATATGTAGCTTTTTCAATAGGAGCTAATAATGTTGCAAATGCTGCCGGCCCTATAGCAAGTATGACCATTAATGAATTAAATATTGATTTAGACAGTAATTTTGTGTTAATAATGATTCTTTCTACCCTGATAATTGCACCGAGTTTTGGGATAGGAAGTTCAATTTTCGGGCATAAAGTTGTTAAGAATACCGGAAAAGAAATTGTTCTGTTCGGTAAAATTGAAGCAGTAATTATAGCATTTGTTTCTGCAAGTTTACTTTTATTTGCATCATTAACAAAAGGTATTCCTACTTCATTAGTACAATTAAATGTTGGTGCAATTATCGGTATTGGTGTTGCAAAACTCGGGTTTAAAAATATTTTCAAAAAAACTTCAGTTAACAAATTTTTTGCAATGTGGATTATCGCACCAATAATCTCATTTTCATTATCCCTCTTTTTTATATATCTCGCTGACATTTTTAATATTCTTGAATATGAATAA
- a CDS encoding nucleotidyltransferase domain-containing protein — translation MNKQIIQSNLIDDLKERAKELNCLYEIQELLNDIDKNTNEILSGIIAAIPSGWQYPDICVARLSYNDQKTESENFEETDQVLSSKIKVQNETIGKLEVFYTEERPVCDEGPFLKEERRLIKTIADQISSFFFRKQLKSVFEEKQQAPRETKTEWWIILDMLRKTDPKLLIRISRKMVNYLCWRGIKEAENLYEYFDPDQTDDTNLFKETNYPYKAKSESDSLNITSKIIEISNKYLTEKEIFDNISRWIKEDQSGFLVNILGNMGSTFEEISSVIERFHHLKKQGLELSPIRRLHLKVTLIRRLLNDQPEFVNTAKNYIEIDDFNELINSTISPENSHGKYGGKSSGLFLSNNILQRSHLSDEYTKKIKTPNTWVITSDGLLSFMKYNHLEDIAEQKYKSIENVRKEYPYVSHVFKNASLPPKISKGLSTMLDNFDNVPLVVRSTSLLEDKPNAIFAGKYKSLFISNQGTKNERMEELTNAIAEVYASTFGPDPIEYRLERGLIDYNEEMAVMIQEVVGKKVGKYFFPAFAGVAFSQNNYRWSSRIKQEDGLIRLVPGLGTRAVDRLSDDYPVLIAPGKSNLRANVSTDEIIRYSPKNLDVIDLEERCFKTIKIPDLLKEYGNNYPVINQVVSLISENYLQEIRRIGTDFKKNSFVVTFNSLINNTDFIKQISSTLSVLEAEFGFPVDIEFAHNGEDLYLLQCRKQSHGKIRKPAEIPYDVPDEKILFSAERHITNGTLSNITHVVYVDPQKYNQLSNHDDLISVGKAVGKLNKLLPKRQFILMGPGRWGSRGDIKLGVSVTYSEINNTAMLIEIAKKQKDYVPELSFGTHFFQDLVEANIFYLPLYPDDYGIIFKDDFFTDSQNMLPILLSEYSSLSDVIKVIDISSHTEGCMLNILMNEEAEKALAVISDEAIKVENAGAEPESKEKTFKKPDPDFHWKWRLRATEQIAAKLDGKKFGVKRFFVFGSTKNATAGPGSDIDILIHFTGNDDQQKDLISWLDGWSVSLDYTNYLKTGYKSDGLLDVHIVTDEDIKKRTSFAVKIDAVTDAARLLPIGTEL, via the coding sequence ATGAATAAACAAATTATACAAAGCAACTTAATTGACGATTTAAAAGAAAGGGCAAAAGAATTGAATTGTCTTTATGAAATTCAAGAATTGCTCAATGACATTGATAAAAATACAAATGAGATTTTATCCGGTATTATTGCAGCAATTCCTTCCGGATGGCAATATCCTGATATTTGTGTTGCAAGGCTATCATATAATGATCAAAAAACAGAATCTGAAAACTTTGAGGAAACAGACCAGGTTCTTTCTTCAAAAATTAAAGTTCAAAATGAAACAATCGGAAAATTAGAAGTTTTTTATACAGAAGAACGTCCCGTTTGTGATGAAGGTCCGTTCCTTAAAGAAGAGAGAAGACTGATCAAAACAATTGCTGATCAAATAAGTTCTTTTTTCTTCCGTAAACAATTAAAATCAGTATTTGAAGAAAAACAACAAGCCCCAAGAGAAACAAAAACAGAATGGTGGATTATATTAGACATGTTAAGAAAAACTGATCCGAAATTACTGATCAGAATATCCAGAAAAATGGTTAATTATTTATGTTGGAGAGGAATTAAAGAAGCCGAAAACTTATATGAATATTTTGATCCTGATCAAACTGATGATACAAACCTTTTTAAAGAAACAAATTACCCTTATAAAGCTAAAAGTGAATCTGATTCACTAAACATTACATCAAAAATTATTGAAATATCTAATAAGTACCTTACTGAAAAAGAGATTTTTGATAATATCAGCCGTTGGATTAAAGAAGATCAGTCAGGATTTTTGGTAAATATTCTCGGAAATATGGGTTCTACTTTTGAGGAGATCAGTTCGGTAATAGAAAGATTTCATCATTTAAAAAAACAAGGACTTGAACTAAGCCCAATCCGACGATTACACCTTAAAGTAACATTAATCAGAAGATTATTAAATGATCAACCTGAATTTGTAAATACAGCTAAAAATTATATTGAAATTGATGATTTTAATGAACTGATCAATTCAACCATTTCCCCTGAAAACAGTCACGGAAAATACGGCGGAAAAAGTTCAGGTTTATTCCTCTCAAATAATATATTGCAAAGGTCGCATCTCAGCGATGAATATACTAAAAAGATAAAAACTCCTAATACATGGGTTATAACGTCTGACGGGCTTCTTAGTTTCATGAAGTATAATCACTTGGAAGATATTGCAGAACAGAAATACAAAAGTATTGAGAATGTCAGAAAGGAATATCCTTATGTTTCACATGTTTTTAAAAATGCTTCGTTACCGCCGAAAATTTCAAAAGGTTTATCAACTATGCTGGATAATTTTGATAATGTTCCCTTAGTTGTAAGAAGTACAAGTTTATTGGAGGACAAGCCAAATGCAATTTTTGCCGGTAAATATAAAAGTCTCTTCATATCTAATCAGGGTACAAAAAATGAACGTATGGAGGAGCTTACAAATGCAATAGCAGAGGTCTATGCTTCAACATTCGGACCCGATCCTATTGAATATCGACTTGAAAGAGGCTTAATAGATTATAACGAGGAAATGGCTGTTATGATTCAAGAGGTTGTAGGGAAAAAAGTCGGAAAATATTTTTTCCCTGCTTTTGCCGGAGTTGCTTTTTCTCAAAATAATTACAGATGGTCAAGCAGAATTAAACAAGAAGACGGTCTGATAAGATTGGTTCCCGGATTAGGAACAAGGGCAGTAGACAGATTAAGTGATGATTATCCGGTTTTAATTGCTCCGGGTAAATCAAATTTAAGAGCAAATGTTTCAACCGATGAAATTATAAGATATTCTCCAAAAAATCTTGATGTTATTGATCTTGAAGAAAGGTGTTTCAAAACAATAAAAATTCCGGATTTACTAAAAGAATACGGAAATAATTATCCTGTTATCAATCAAGTTGTTTCATTGATTTCAGAAAATTATTTGCAAGAAATCAGACGGATAGGAACCGATTTTAAAAAAAACAGTTTTGTTGTAACCTTTAACAGTCTTATAAATAATACTGATTTCATAAAACAAATAAGTTCAACCTTATCTGTACTTGAAGCAGAATTTGGTTTTCCGGTGGATATTGAATTTGCTCATAACGGAGAAGATCTATACTTGCTTCAATGCAGAAAACAAAGTCACGGTAAAATTAGAAAACCGGCAGAAATACCATATGATGTTCCCGATGAGAAGATACTATTTTCAGCTGAAAGACATATAACTAACGGAACATTATCCAATATTACACATGTTGTGTATGTTGATCCGCAAAAATATAATCAACTCAGCAACCATGATGATCTAATTTCTGTAGGTAAGGCTGTAGGCAAACTCAATAAGTTACTTCCTAAAAGGCAATTTATTTTAATGGGGCCCGGACGGTGGGGAAGCAGAGGAGATATTAAACTCGGTGTAAGTGTAACATATTCAGAAATTAACAATACTGCAATGTTAATTGAAATTGCCAAGAAGCAAAAAGATTATGTACCTGAACTTTCTTTCGGTACTCATTTTTTTCAAGATTTGGTTGAAGCAAATATTTTCTATTTACCCTTATATCCTGATGATTACGGTATTATTTTCAAAGACGATTTTTTTACTGATTCTCAAAATATGCTTCCGATTTTGCTTTCTGAATATTCATCTCTTTCTGATGTTATAAAGGTTATAGATATATCGAGCCATACAGAAGGATGTATGTTGAATATTTTAATGAATGAAGAAGCAGAAAAAGCACTTGCTGTTATTTCTGATGAAGCCATAAAAGTTGAAAATGCCGGTGCAGAACCTGAAAGTAAAGAAAAAACATTTAAAAAACCTGATCCGGATTTTCATTGGAAATGGCGCCTGCGAGCTACAGAACAAATAGCTGCAAAACTTGACGGTAAAAAATTCGGGGTAAAACGTTTTTTTGTTTTCGGAAGTACCAAGAATGCTACAGCCGGTCCCGGAAGTGATATTGATATATTAATTCATTTTACGGGAAATGACGATCAACAAAAAGACCTGATTTCGTGGTTAGACGGGTGGAGTGTAAGTTTGGATTATACAAATTACTTGAAAACAGGATACAAATCTGACGGACTGCTTGATGTGCATATTGTAACAGATGAAGACATTAAAAAACGAACAAGTTTTGCCGTTAAAATTGATGCTGTTACTGATGCTGCAAGGCTGTTGCCAATCGGTACAGAATTATAA